The following are from one region of the Rosistilla carotiformis genome:
- the brxL gene encoding protease Lon-related BREX system protein BrxL produces the protein MTSTSENIENDTGLDELLNQHFAGKVVRKDLTKLVKEGANVPVYVLEYLLGNYCASNDPAVIEEGLATVKKVLADNYVRPDEAEKVKSTIRERGSLKIIDKVTVSLNEKRDVYEALLSNLGTKGVEIPTGTVKKYEKLLAGGIWSIITMRYYFEEGQKGSPFTIEELKPIQMPNMDMGELFAGRRYFTQEQWIDVLLRSCGYEPTQFEERVKWHILCRMIPLVENNYNVCELGPRGTGKSHIYKEISPNSILISGGQTTVANLFYNMARRQVGLVGLWDCVAFDEVAGISFKDKDGVQIMKDYMASGSFARGRDSVNAYASMVFVGNINQPVDTLVKTSHLLAPFPETMIDSAFFDRFHGYIPGWEIPKMRPEFFTNQYGLIVDYFAEWVREMRKRNFGDAINKYFRLGRDLNQRDTIAVKHTVSGLLKLLHPNEEYDKEAVRKCLDYALEVRRRVKEQLKKIGGMEFYDVHFSYIDLETSEEKFISVKEQGGGSLIPDGPLNPGVLHTVATGGNDSHLGLYRLETQVTSGNGSLKMSGLGSNMKAKEAIKVGFDYFKANASGVSASVKVGDHDYHLHIVELHNTGPTTAMTLTTFIALCSAVLGKPLQSQLVVLGSMSLGGNIIPVENLAESLQVAHDAGAKKVLLPMASVSDIPTIPGELFAKFQTSFYSDPKDAAFKALGVQ, from the coding sequence ATGACTTCGACTTCTGAAAATATTGAAAATGACACGGGCCTTGATGAACTGCTAAACCAGCATTTCGCAGGCAAAGTAGTCCGCAAAGACCTGACCAAATTGGTCAAGGAAGGTGCGAATGTTCCGGTGTATGTGCTGGAATATTTGCTGGGGAACTACTGCGCCTCCAATGACCCTGCTGTCATTGAAGAGGGATTGGCCACTGTAAAAAAGGTTTTGGCCGACAACTATGTCCGTCCTGATGAAGCAGAAAAGGTAAAGTCCACGATCCGTGAACGTGGCAGCCTCAAGATCATCGATAAAGTCACAGTCTCTCTCAATGAGAAGCGTGACGTTTATGAAGCCCTGTTGTCCAATCTGGGGACCAAGGGAGTTGAGATCCCAACCGGTACTGTCAAGAAATACGAAAAGCTCTTGGCTGGTGGGATCTGGTCGATCATCACGATGCGGTATTACTTCGAAGAGGGGCAGAAAGGATCTCCCTTTACAATCGAAGAACTTAAACCCATCCAGATGCCCAACATGGACATGGGTGAGTTGTTTGCCGGAAGAAGATATTTCACACAAGAACAGTGGATCGATGTTCTGCTTCGGTCCTGTGGTTATGAACCGACTCAATTTGAAGAGCGGGTGAAGTGGCACATTCTTTGCCGCATGATTCCACTTGTTGAAAATAATTATAACGTCTGCGAACTTGGCCCAAGGGGAACCGGCAAGAGCCACATTTACAAAGAAATTAGCCCCAACAGCATTTTAATTTCCGGTGGCCAGACAACAGTTGCAAATCTGTTTTACAACATGGCTCGCCGTCAGGTTGGTCTTGTTGGCCTATGGGACTGTGTGGCCTTTGACGAAGTGGCCGGGATCTCCTTCAAGGACAAAGATGGCGTCCAGATCATGAAGGATTACATGGCATCGGGCTCATTTGCCCGTGGCCGTGATTCCGTCAACGCTTACGCCTCCATGGTGTTTGTTGGGAACATCAACCAGCCTGTTGATACTTTGGTGAAGACTAGCCACCTGCTGGCACCTTTCCCTGAAACGATGATCGATTCAGCTTTCTTTGATCGCTTCCATGGCTACATCCCCGGCTGGGAGATCCCCAAGATGCGGCCAGAGTTCTTTACGAACCAATACGGCCTCATTGTGGACTACTTTGCCGAATGGGTCCGTGAGATGCGTAAGCGGAACTTTGGCGATGCCATCAACAAATATTTCCGTTTGGGTCGGGATCTCAATCAGCGTGATACCATCGCCGTCAAGCACACGGTGTCTGGCTTGCTGAAATTACTGCACCCCAACGAAGAGTACGACAAGGAAGCTGTTCGCAAGTGTCTTGACTACGCTCTTGAAGTCCGCCGTCGAGTTAAAGAACAACTCAAGAAAATCGGTGGGATGGAGTTTTACGATGTTCACTTCAGCTACATCGACTTAGAAACCTCCGAAGAGAAGTTCATTTCAGTTAAGGAGCAAGGTGGTGGTTCTCTCATTCCCGATGGTCCATTGAACCCCGGAGTCCTCCACACCGTGGCCACCGGTGGAAATGATTCTCACTTGGGTCTGTACCGATTGGAAACACAGGTGACATCCGGTAACGGTTCATTGAAGATGTCGGGCCTTGGGTCCAACATGAAAGCAAAAGAAGCCATCAAAGTTGGTTTTGATTATTTCAAAGCCAACGCCAGCGGGGTGAGTGCCTCGGTGAAAGTCGGTGATCACGATTATCACCTCCATATTGTTGAACTCCACAATACAGGCCCAACCACGGCGATGACGTTAACCACGTTCATTGCCCTTTGTTCTGCCGTCCTTGGCAAACCACTCCAGAGCCAACTGGTTGTACTGGGAAGCATGAGTCTTGGTGGCAACATCATCCCCGTCGAGAACCTCGCTGAATCTCTTCAGGTGGCTCATGACGCTGGTGCCAAAAAGGTTTTGCTTCCCATGGCAAGTGTGTCAGACATTCCCACGATCCCCGGCGAATTGTTCGCAAAATTTCAAACCAGCTTTTATTCCGATCCAAAGGATGCGGCGTTCAAGGCTTTGGGGGTTCAGTAG
- the pglZ gene encoding BREX-1 system phosphatase PglZ type A encodes MDTKQLTDALTKIFVEDQSRVVFWNDPQQEFDRVVETLDLDGVNVVRLDQAGGLETKLRIERDEPQSKFLLYAPTEEPEFEDDILLDVRLYSRSFRADKSSIILDDLGLARQHLRSHLNQRRKFFDNKDRLSKLKQLVNADDNELDLDRKMLTVVTKADQPELFNIVRTLFHSMTEQEEVDLEMPPPVWTQIEKFDLDGSFWKMVSTAFGYDDENPTLQKLLMRLLFSDFAHQLGINVPPAIQKLQLSRSGTHNAVVCLAQWRDSAKHAHSYNVLSDAIANQTNIDEQLKGLEPEKLADAVTFRNVDRAILLGLLERVTSTKDHIQAEAIREIVGRRQDEHWIASLSIPEQQRKARHAAYEAIAVSAEFFDLRNQHSDGFDGSSPEEMYNLYTEELYKFDQLYRHFCHNADVAESQAWDILKSLRQEVEAAYKNWFLVQLALKWGKFVGNGLLNKWEIPNVPNQYRFYDKHVGSRQREAENRRSFVVISDAFRYEAATELAKVLNGEYRFQAELSTQLSVLPSYTALGMAALLPHKKLEYTDKGDVLADGISTSGSENRNQILSKVEGMAVQADKLLAMKKEEGRQLVEGSKVVYVYHNEIDTRGENPATEADTFQATQEAIRELADIVRYIINNLNGNYVVVTADHGFLFTESSPGETDKSKLAEKPTGTVKAKKRYLIGYNLPDYEDAWRGKTEITAKCDGGMEFWIPKGSNRFHFTGGARFIHGGAMPQEIVVPVITVRQAKSKKALEKTKTKQVSFSVLGSNHKITTHTHRFKLIQMEPVSERAKAVTVKIAIYDGDEPVSNIETVTFSSTSTNLDDRQQSVMLTLKDQQFDKHKRYKLLVKDTNTEFEIQSHDVTIDRAIADDFDF; translated from the coding sequence ATGGACACCAAACAACTCACCGACGCCTTAACGAAAATCTTTGTCGAAGATCAGTCACGGGTCGTTTTTTGGAACGATCCCCAACAAGAGTTTGATCGGGTCGTTGAAACTCTGGATCTCGATGGCGTCAATGTCGTCAGATTGGATCAGGCTGGTGGTCTGGAAACCAAACTTCGTATTGAACGTGACGAACCTCAATCCAAGTTCCTTCTTTATGCTCCCACTGAAGAACCTGAGTTTGAAGATGATATCCTCCTTGACGTGAGGCTCTACAGCCGCAGTTTCAGGGCAGATAAGTCGTCGATCATTCTTGACGACTTGGGACTGGCACGACAACACCTCCGCAGTCACTTAAACCAACGTCGCAAGTTCTTCGACAACAAAGATCGACTCTCCAAGCTCAAACAACTCGTCAATGCCGATGATAATGAGTTGGACTTGGACCGAAAAATGTTGACTGTTGTAACCAAAGCGGATCAGCCAGAACTGTTCAACATTGTAAGGACACTTTTCCATTCCATGACCGAACAGGAAGAGGTGGATTTGGAGATGCCGCCGCCAGTTTGGACCCAGATTGAAAAATTCGATCTCGATGGTTCATTTTGGAAAATGGTCTCAACAGCCTTTGGATACGACGATGAGAATCCGACTCTCCAAAAATTATTGATGCGGTTGTTATTCTCTGATTTTGCTCACCAACTTGGCATCAACGTGCCTCCTGCAATCCAAAAATTGCAATTGAGCCGTAGCGGCACCCACAATGCTGTGGTTTGCCTTGCTCAATGGCGAGACAGTGCCAAACACGCCCACAGTTACAATGTCCTGTCGGATGCAATTGCCAACCAAACGAACATCGACGAACAACTTAAGGGTTTGGAGCCTGAAAAACTGGCTGATGCAGTCACGTTCCGAAATGTGGACCGTGCGATTCTGTTGGGGTTATTGGAACGAGTTACCTCCACCAAAGACCACATCCAAGCTGAGGCCATTCGTGAGATCGTAGGTCGCCGTCAGGACGAACACTGGATTGCATCCCTTTCGATCCCTGAACAGCAGCGGAAGGCCCGTCACGCTGCCTACGAAGCCATTGCTGTGTCCGCTGAGTTCTTCGATCTCAGGAATCAACATTCGGATGGTTTTGACGGTTCTTCACCTGAAGAGATGTACAACCTCTACACCGAAGAGCTTTACAAGTTCGATCAACTTTATCGCCACTTCTGCCACAACGCCGATGTGGCTGAGTCCCAAGCATGGGACATCCTGAAATCACTTCGCCAAGAAGTGGAAGCCGCTTATAAAAATTGGTTCTTGGTTCAGCTTGCTCTCAAATGGGGCAAGTTTGTTGGCAATGGTTTGCTGAACAAATGGGAGATCCCCAACGTCCCCAACCAATACCGGTTTTACGATAAACATGTTGGTTCACGCCAACGTGAAGCTGAGAACCGCAGATCCTTTGTCGTCATCAGTGATGCTTTCCGTTACGAAGCTGCTACAGAACTCGCCAAAGTTTTGAATGGCGAATACCGATTCCAAGCGGAACTCTCGACACAGCTATCCGTTTTGCCGTCCTACACAGCTTTGGGAATGGCAGCACTGCTTCCGCATAAAAAACTTGAGTACACCGACAAGGGTGATGTCCTTGCTGATGGAATCTCCACTTCAGGCAGCGAAAACCGCAACCAGATTCTTTCCAAGGTTGAGGGAATGGCCGTTCAGGCTGACAAGCTGTTGGCGATGAAGAAAGAGGAAGGTCGCCAATTGGTTGAAGGGTCCAAGGTTGTCTACGTTTACCACAACGAGATCGACACTCGTGGAGAAAACCCTGCAACCGAAGCCGACACCTTCCAAGCCACTCAGGAAGCCATCCGTGAACTGGCTGATATCGTTCGTTACATCATCAACAACCTCAACGGCAATTATGTTGTTGTAACCGCTGATCACGGATTCCTGTTTACCGAATCATCCCCCGGTGAAACGGACAAGAGCAAACTGGCTGAGAAACCAACGGGAACTGTCAAAGCCAAGAAACGATACCTGATTGGCTACAATCTCCCTGACTACGAAGACGCTTGGCGAGGCAAGACAGAAATCACGGCCAAGTGCGATGGGGGCATGGAATTCTGGATTCCCAAAGGTTCCAATCGATTCCACTTTACCGGTGGCGCTCGTTTCATTCATGGTGGAGCGATGCCACAGGAAATTGTCGTTCCGGTGATCACGGTCAGGCAGGCCAAGAGCAAGAAGGCTCTTGAGAAGACCAAGACCAAGCAGGTGTCATTCTCCGTGTTGGGTAGTAATCACAAGATCACGACCCACACCCATCGATTCAAACTGATCCAGATGGAACCGGTGAGTGAACGTGCCAAGGCAGTGACCGTAAAGATCGCCATTTACGATGGGGATGAGCCAGTTTCGAACATCGAAACCGTGACGTTCTCCAGTACGTCAACGAACCTTGATGATCGCCAGCAGTCAGTGATGCTGACCCTGAAGGATCAGCAGTTCGACAAACACAAGCGATACAAACTGTTGGTGAAAGACACCAATACCGAATTTGAAATACAAAGCCACGATGTGACCATAGATCGAGCGATTGCCGATGACTTCGACTTCTGA
- the pglX gene encoding BREX-1 system adenine-specific DNA-methyltransferase PglX, which translates to METKHLKKYAPEARREFITAVKNKAAVYGLLPKQILPMKEEGDVVIIGDRPFPRSVAKQRKELEDRIKRDGFQQFIEAVAYTWFNRFVAIRYMELHGYLDHGYRVLSHPEGKSAPEILENAERIELPGLNRDSVVDLKLDGGKDEQLYQMLLLAQCNALHKAMPFLFESIKDGTELLLPDNLLHTDSLVRTLVNDIPEEQWENVEIIGWLYQFYISEKKDEVIGKVVKSEDIPAATQLFTPNWIVKYLVQNSLGRKWIATYPDSPLKQQMEFYIEPAEQTPEVRQQLDEITPDSLNPEDLTLLDPACGSGHILVEAYDLFKAIYEERGYRARDIPKLILTKNLFGLEIDGRAAQLASFALMMKARTDDSRAFGRDFQPNVVMIQDSTDLDAKEITEALNQPVLKDQQPPSGELFEEIADDKSPLFSKKHLGVEGNVSQTDIACLIDVFKFGTTYGSLIRVPQELASQLTDLDERIQEVASHGGMFERATANTLSPFLKMARILSSSHDFVAANPPYMGGKGMAPSLKAFAKVEYPRCRPDLYAMFVERAHEMCSPKGHVGYITMHSWMFLPSFQQFRETFLHRATLTTMAHLGARAFSSISGEVVQTTAFSFIPTAIPQYRPSFVDATDGDEDSKVTSLIGRSHLCSHLMQHDFDKIPGTPVAYWVNDSVVESFNFQRLKTLAQIRAGIGTSDNERFLRYWHEVEFDEIGFGCDSIEDSISSNKTWFPYTKGGRSRKWFGNNEFVVKWRNDGEEIKHAVVNNPSDPNTTHWSRRIFNTEYFFLPSLTWSDIGGGELSVRWNDSGYIHDAVGVGAYGITPDRQKLLVLGILNSRISALYTDILCPTLHFKAGQMGEIPIIEPDVDLSASIRKCVEISRDDWNSSEASWGFRRSPLVHGHSTTLASNYQEWVVSQNALISLLVELETAQNEAIIESYGATDLANSTVERDDITLKNPDRGVDMSEFVSYAVGCMMGRYSLDEPGLIYAQSGNEGFDSGKYKTLPADEDGIVPISDTAWFPDDAAKRLEEFIKVAWPKEHLEENLTFVAESLDRKKGETSRECIRRYFATGFFKHHLSMYKKRPIYWLFSSGKQRAFQCLVYLHRYNAGTLSRMRTEYVVPLQGKMNARIEQLESDIPAAGSTSHRKKLEKERDTLIKQREELQTFDEKLRHYADQRIELDLDDGVKVNYGKFGDLLAEVKAITGKK; encoded by the coding sequence ATGGAAACGAAACACCTGAAGAAGTACGCTCCTGAAGCCCGTCGTGAGTTCATCACTGCCGTAAAGAATAAAGCGGCGGTGTATGGGCTATTGCCGAAGCAAATTCTTCCGATGAAGGAAGAGGGTGATGTCGTCATCATTGGGGATCGTCCATTCCCAAGGTCGGTTGCCAAACAGCGGAAAGAACTGGAGGACCGGATTAAGCGGGATGGCTTCCAACAGTTCATCGAAGCAGTTGCCTACACATGGTTCAACCGGTTTGTTGCCATTCGTTACATGGAGCTTCACGGTTATCTTGACCATGGCTATCGGGTGCTCAGCCATCCTGAAGGAAAATCTGCTCCAGAGATTCTGGAGAATGCGGAACGGATCGAATTGCCCGGTTTGAACCGTGATTCGGTCGTGGATCTGAAGCTGGATGGTGGCAAAGACGAGCAGCTTTATCAGATGTTGCTGCTGGCCCAGTGTAATGCGCTGCACAAGGCAATGCCTTTTTTGTTTGAATCGATCAAGGACGGCACTGAACTTCTTCTGCCTGACAACCTGCTGCATACCGATTCGTTGGTGCGAACACTGGTAAATGATATTCCCGAGGAGCAATGGGAAAACGTCGAGATCATTGGCTGGCTTTATCAGTTCTACATCTCAGAAAAGAAAGATGAAGTAATCGGCAAGGTGGTCAAGAGCGAGGATATTCCCGCCGCCACTCAATTGTTTACCCCGAACTGGATCGTCAAATACCTCGTCCAAAATAGTCTGGGTCGCAAATGGATTGCAACCTACCCCGACTCGCCGCTCAAGCAGCAGATGGAGTTTTACATCGAGCCTGCGGAACAAACACCGGAGGTTCGACAGCAGCTTGATGAAATTACACCTGACAGCCTGAATCCAGAAGATCTGACCCTTCTCGATCCGGCTTGTGGATCGGGCCACATCCTTGTTGAAGCATACGATTTGTTCAAAGCGATTTACGAAGAGCGTGGCTACCGTGCCCGTGACATTCCTAAGCTGATCCTCACAAAGAATCTATTCGGGTTGGAAATCGATGGCCGTGCAGCGCAGCTTGCGTCGTTCGCACTAATGATGAAGGCTCGTACGGATGACAGTCGGGCTTTTGGCCGAGATTTCCAGCCGAACGTGGTCATGATACAGGACAGCACGGACCTTGATGCGAAAGAGATTACAGAGGCGTTGAACCAACCGGTCCTCAAGGACCAGCAGCCGCCGAGCGGCGAATTGTTCGAGGAAATTGCAGACGACAAGTCACCACTCTTCAGCAAAAAACATTTGGGCGTTGAAGGGAATGTTTCGCAGACGGATATAGCCTGCCTTATCGATGTGTTCAAATTCGGAACGACGTATGGCTCGCTAATCAGAGTTCCACAGGAACTGGCGTCACAACTAACTGACCTTGATGAAAGGATTCAAGAGGTAGCATCACATGGTGGAATGTTTGAACGAGCGACGGCGAACACCCTCAGCCCATTCTTAAAGATGGCCCGGATTCTATCATCGTCACACGATTTTGTAGCGGCAAATCCACCATACATGGGTGGGAAAGGCATGGCACCATCGCTCAAGGCTTTCGCCAAGGTCGAGTACCCACGATGTCGCCCAGACTTATATGCAATGTTTGTCGAGCGGGCGCATGAAATGTGCAGCCCTAAGGGGCATGTCGGATACATCACCATGCACTCTTGGATGTTCTTGCCATCTTTTCAGCAGTTCCGAGAGACGTTCTTACATCGTGCGACATTGACTACGATGGCTCATCTAGGAGCGAGAGCTTTTAGTTCGATCTCTGGTGAAGTTGTTCAGACGACGGCATTCAGTTTTATACCAACTGCAATACCGCAGTACCGCCCTAGCTTCGTGGATGCGACCGATGGCGACGAAGACAGCAAGGTCACGTCACTTATTGGTCGGTCACACCTATGCTCTCATTTAATGCAGCATGATTTCGACAAAATTCCCGGCACCCCCGTTGCCTACTGGGTGAATGATTCTGTTGTCGAATCATTTAACTTTCAGCGACTTAAGACACTTGCGCAAATACGGGCGGGGATTGGCACATCAGACAACGAAAGATTTCTCCGATATTGGCACGAAGTCGAGTTCGACGAGATTGGATTTGGCTGCGACTCTATCGAGGATTCGATCTCCTCAAACAAAACTTGGTTTCCGTACACCAAGGGTGGTCGATCTCGGAAGTGGTTTGGGAACAACGAATTCGTCGTGAAATGGCGTAACGACGGTGAAGAGATCAAGCACGCAGTTGTAAATAATCCCTCTGATCCAAATACGACGCACTGGTCACGCCGCATTTTTAATACCGAGTATTTTTTCCTTCCTTCGTTGACGTGGAGCGACATTGGTGGCGGAGAACTGTCAGTTCGGTGGAACGACAGTGGATATATTCATGATGCCGTCGGCGTTGGTGCTTACGGAATTACGCCCGATAGACAAAAGTTACTCGTTCTTGGAATACTCAATTCTCGCATATCCGCACTCTACACGGACATTCTATGTCCAACATTGCATTTTAAAGCGGGGCAGATGGGTGAAATCCCCATCATCGAACCGGATGTGGACTTGTCTGCTTCCATTCGTAAATGCGTTGAAATTTCCCGAGACGACTGGAACTCAAGCGAAGCCTCGTGGGGGTTTCGTCGTTCGCCACTAGTTCATGGCCACTCAACCACGCTCGCAAGCAATTATCAGGAGTGGGTAGTATCGCAAAATGCGTTGATATCACTGCTCGTAGAGCTTGAGACCGCTCAGAACGAGGCGATAATTGAGAGCTATGGTGCGACTGACTTAGCCAACTCCACAGTCGAGCGTGATGACATCACGCTAAAAAATCCTGATCGAGGAGTGGACATGAGCGAGTTTGTGTCCTATGCAGTCGGCTGCATGATGGGCCGCTACAGTCTCGACGAACCGGGACTAATTTATGCTCAAAGCGGCAACGAGGGTTTCGACTCAGGCAAATACAAAACGCTTCCCGCCGATGAAGACGGGATCGTCCCAATCAGCGACACCGCATGGTTTCCTGATGATGCCGCCAAACGACTTGAGGAATTCATCAAAGTTGCTTGGCCGAAGGAGCACCTCGAAGAGAACCTGACGTTCGTGGCCGAAAGCCTTGATCGAAAGAAAGGTGAGACTTCAAGAGAGTGCATTCGCCGCTACTTCGCCACAGGCTTCTTCAAGCATCACTTGTCGATGTACAAGAAGCGGCCCATCTACTGGCTCTTCTCCAGCGGCAAACAACGTGCGTTCCAGTGCCTTGTTTATCTTCACCGGTATAACGCTGGCACACTGTCACGAATGCGAACGGAATATGTCGTTCCACTTCAGGGAAAAATGAACGCTCGAATCGAGCAACTGGAAAGCGATATACCTGCTGCTGGAAGCACAAGTCATCGCAAAAAGCTGGAGAAAGAACGAGACACGCTCATCAAGCAGCGTGAGGAACTCCAGACCTTCGACGAAAAACTTCGTCACTACGCAGACCAACGCATCGAACTCGACCTCGATGACGGCGTAAAAGTCAACTATGGCAAGTTCGGCGATCTATTGGCGGAAGTGAAAGCGATCACGGGGAAGAAGTGA
- a CDS encoding DUF262 domain-containing protein produces MYKPGGTIKETLESIQQNKFVLPAIQREFVWKPEQIARLFDSLMQGYPFGTFLYWKVDKSNSSKYKFYSFVCNYHERDAPHCPQLPVFYDTDLTAVLDGQQRLTALNIGLCGSMAWKLPGKWKNNPNAYPLRHLYLDLLAKHGDVDDAGEKYRFEFLTEERATADKPEECWFKVSEILGMQSGPSMLLWLNERLPQEKTNQAFTTLDQLFQVIHNKNLLSYYEEASQDLEKVLNIFIRMNSGGTVLSYSDLLLSIAVAQWTGDARKEIHTLVDELNNTGDGFTLTKDLVLKAGLMLADIGSVGFKVENFNRENMEILEQRWPEVKKSLKVAVQLLASFGFTEKTLRADSALLPIAYYINHRKLDTKYLTQSKFKEDRESIHKWLIRSLLKASGIWGSGLDTLLTALRETITTHGDEEFPVGKLQEVMAKRGKSLQFGEEEIDELVEMQYGDKRMFALLSLLFPFVDVTNHHFHVDHVFPKSRFTKPRLKKAGVTEADWDEFKEMANSLPNLQLLEGGENIEKQAAMPALWMSDTLTATQRTNYCDNHLLGTVPEILVDFREFYDSRAAALRQRIISLIGVAKEEAE; encoded by the coding sequence ATGTATAAACCCGGTGGAACCATCAAAGAGACTCTCGAATCGATTCAGCAAAACAAATTTGTTTTGCCTGCAATCCAGCGTGAGTTCGTTTGGAAACCTGAGCAGATAGCTCGCCTGTTTGACAGTCTCATGCAGGGATATCCGTTCGGAACCTTTCTCTACTGGAAGGTCGATAAGTCGAACAGCAGCAAATACAAATTTTACAGTTTTGTTTGCAACTACCATGAACGAGACGCACCACACTGCCCCCAATTGCCAGTTTTTTACGATACCGACTTAACTGCGGTGCTTGATGGTCAACAGAGACTCACCGCACTCAACATTGGCCTTTGCGGTTCAATGGCATGGAAACTTCCCGGAAAGTGGAAGAACAACCCCAATGCCTATCCACTTCGTCACCTTTATCTTGATCTGCTTGCGAAGCATGGAGATGTTGATGACGCCGGTGAAAAATATCGGTTTGAGTTTCTAACCGAAGAAAGAGCAACTGCGGATAAACCGGAAGAATGCTGGTTCAAGGTCAGCGAGATCCTTGGGATGCAGAGTGGACCCTCGATGCTCCTTTGGCTTAACGAACGGCTTCCGCAGGAGAAAACCAATCAAGCATTCACGACCCTCGATCAGCTTTTTCAGGTAATTCACAACAAGAACCTTCTTTCGTACTACGAAGAGGCCAGCCAAGACTTAGAGAAAGTGCTCAACATTTTCATCCGCATGAATAGCGGTGGCACGGTCCTCTCGTACTCTGACCTATTGTTATCAATTGCAGTGGCTCAGTGGACGGGAGATGCCCGTAAAGAAATTCACACACTGGTTGATGAACTCAACAATACCGGCGATGGATTCACTTTAACAAAAGATCTTGTCCTGAAAGCGGGATTGATGCTTGCCGACATCGGAAGCGTCGGTTTCAAGGTAGAGAACTTTAATCGTGAAAATATGGAGATCCTTGAACAGCGTTGGCCCGAGGTGAAGAAGTCTCTGAAGGTTGCGGTGCAACTTTTGGCAAGTTTCGGCTTTACGGAGAAGACGCTACGAGCCGACAGTGCCTTGCTACCCATCGCTTACTACATTAACCATCGAAAGCTCGACACCAAGTACTTAACCCAAAGCAAGTTCAAAGAGGATCGAGAGTCGATTCACAAATGGCTTATTCGGAGTCTGCTAAAGGCGTCAGGGATTTGGGGCAGCGGACTCGACACCCTGCTTACGGCCCTTAGAGAGACAATTACTACTCACGGCGATGAAGAGTTCCCAGTTGGCAAGCTGCAAGAAGTTATGGCCAAGCGGGGCAAATCACTTCAATTTGGTGAAGAAGAGATCGACGAACTGGTTGAGATGCAGTACGGCGATAAACGGATGTTTGCCCTGCTGTCACTTCTTTTCCCTTTTGTGGACGTAACCAATCACCATTTCCATGTCGATCATGTTTTCCCCAAGTCTCGATTCACAAAGCCACGCTTGAAGAAAGCTGGAGTTACCGAAGCCGATTGGGACGAATTCAAAGAGATGGCCAACAGCCTTCCCAATCTCCAGTTATTGGAGGGTGGTGAAAACATCGAGAAACAAGCTGCCATGCCTGCACTGTGGATGAGTGACACGCTCACTGCCACACAGCGAACAAATTATTGTGACAACCATCTTCTAGGAACCGTGCCCGAAATTTTGGTGGACTTTCGTGAGTTCTACGACTCACGAGCCGCAGCACTTCGGCAACGAATCATCAGTCTGATTGGCGTGGCAAAGGAAGAGGCAGAATAA